A genomic window from Micromonospora violae includes:
- a CDS encoding ABC transporter ATP-binding protein: MVEPILSVEELSVRISGLHILQGVSFTVAPTGVTVLLGRNGVGKTTTLRAIVGLTPPAGEVRGSIRMGAQSLLARPTHRLVRGGLGYVPEDRCVFAGLTVAENLRLAERRGTSPAYDKVFALFPELDRRGRQRAGSLSGGQQQMLAIGRVLLNDNRLLLVDEPTKGLAPKVVTEVAEVLERVAESVPVLLVEQNLAVVRRLARDAVVLAAGKVAWTGDARELLLETALTKSLLGVGSAEVKH; the protein is encoded by the coding sequence ATGGTGGAACCGATCCTCAGTGTGGAGGAGTTGTCGGTCCGGATCTCCGGGCTGCACATCCTCCAGGGGGTGTCCTTCACGGTCGCTCCGACCGGCGTGACTGTCCTGCTCGGCCGCAACGGCGTCGGCAAGACCACCACGCTGCGCGCGATCGTCGGCCTCACCCCGCCCGCCGGGGAGGTCCGCGGCAGCATCCGGATGGGCGCGCAGAGCCTGCTGGCCCGGCCGACGCACCGGCTGGTCCGGGGCGGTCTCGGCTACGTGCCGGAGGACCGGTGTGTGTTCGCCGGGCTCACCGTCGCCGAGAACCTGCGGCTCGCCGAGCGGCGCGGCACCAGCCCGGCGTACGACAAGGTCTTCGCGCTCTTTCCGGAGCTGGACCGGCGCGGACGGCAACGGGCCGGTTCGCTCTCCGGCGGGCAGCAGCAGATGCTCGCCATCGGTCGGGTGCTGCTCAACGACAACCGGCTGCTGCTCGTCGACGAGCCAACCAAGGGGTTGGCGCCGAAGGTGGTGACCGAGGTGGCCGAGGTGTTGGAACGGGTCGCGGAGTCGGTGCCGGTGCTCCTCGTCGAGCAGAACCTGGCGGTGGTACGCCGACTGGCCCGCGACGCGGTGGTGCTGGCCGCCGGCAAGGTGGCCTGGACCGGTGACGCCCGTGAGCTGCTGTTGGAGACCGCGTTGACCAAGTCGCTGCTCGGGGTCGGCTCGGCGGAGGTGAAGCACTGA
- a CDS encoding ABC transporter ATP-binding protein: MLATRGLTWRIGEVAIVDSVYLDVAPGEFLGVIGPNGAGKTSLFNLITGLRRATEGRITLDGQNIGELPPHRRARLGMGRTFQASSVFGSLSVRENVRLAVQAHRGGSMALWRRAAADREVAAAADAALDRVGLAHRGTALAGTLAHGEKRKLEIALLLAGEPRVMLLDEPMAGVSAEDVPELVAVIKSLTGDSRRAVLMVEHHMDVILELADRIAVMHHGALLACDTPETVMANPTVQEAYLGESL, translated from the coding sequence ATGCTCGCCACCCGCGGTCTGACCTGGCGGATCGGTGAGGTCGCCATCGTCGACAGCGTCTACCTCGATGTGGCGCCCGGGGAGTTCCTGGGCGTCATCGGGCCGAACGGCGCCGGCAAGACCTCACTGTTCAACCTGATCACCGGCCTGCGCCGGGCCACGGAGGGCCGGATCACCCTGGACGGGCAGAACATCGGGGAGCTTCCGCCGCATCGGCGGGCCCGCCTCGGGATGGGCCGTACCTTCCAGGCGTCCTCGGTCTTCGGCTCGCTGAGCGTGCGGGAGAACGTCCGGCTCGCCGTGCAGGCGCACCGCGGGGGCTCGATGGCGTTGTGGCGGCGGGCGGCGGCCGACCGCGAGGTCGCCGCCGCCGCCGACGCGGCGCTCGACCGGGTCGGCCTCGCCCACCGGGGTACGGCGCTCGCCGGCACCCTGGCCCACGGCGAGAAGCGCAAGCTGGAGATCGCCCTGCTGCTCGCCGGTGAACCCCGCGTGATGCTGCTGGACGAGCCGATGGCCGGGGTCAGCGCCGAGGACGTACCGGAGCTGGTGGCCGTCATCAAGTCGTTGACCGGTGACAGCCGCCGGGCGGTGCTGATGGTCGAGCACCACATGGACGTCATCCTGGAGTTGGCCGACCGCATCGCCGTCATGCACCACGGCGCACTGCTGGCGTGCGACACCCCGGAAACGGTGATGGCCAACCCCACCGTGCAAGAGGCCTACCTGGGGGAGTCGCTCTGA
- a CDS encoding substrate-binding domain-containing protein codes for MTVRTTRRVFLSAATMMAAALAATACGSPQDTATGGGDSAAPVKVGLVYSQSGALASYGKQYIEGFKAGLDYATKGTGKVGDRTIELTEADDAGDPAKAVSAAKDLIGKGTKIIAGSTASGVALQVAPIAAQNKVLFISGPAATDAVTGANKYTFRSGRQSYQDVVTARSFIEPAGKKVVVFAQDGAFGDANEAAVKTVIGGAGATVSSVRAPASATEFTPFASQIKAAKPDLLFVAWAGTTAPAMWQTLDQQGVLSSTTVVTGLDIRASWPTFGAAGAKISFLSHYFDGASDTEASKALKAKVNTIDLFHPDGFAAAQMVVRAVQEGGDDVDKMVTALEGWSFDGVKGKMTIRAADHALLQPMFQAKLTGSGTDFTATAQKSLTGDESAPPAVAMKG; via the coding sequence ATGACGGTCCGGACGACGCGGCGGGTGTTCCTCTCCGCCGCCACGATGATGGCCGCGGCGTTGGCCGCCACGGCCTGTGGTAGCCCGCAGGACACCGCCACCGGCGGCGGCGACAGCGCCGCGCCGGTCAAGGTCGGCCTGGTGTACTCCCAGTCGGGAGCGCTGGCCAGCTATGGAAAGCAGTACATCGAAGGGTTCAAGGCGGGGCTGGATTACGCCACCAAGGGCACCGGCAAGGTCGGTGACCGCACGATCGAGCTGACCGAGGCCGACGACGCCGGCGACCCGGCCAAGGCGGTCTCCGCGGCGAAGGATCTGATCGGCAAGGGCACGAAGATCATCGCCGGTTCCACCGCCTCCGGTGTGGCGCTCCAGGTCGCCCCGATCGCGGCGCAGAACAAGGTCCTGTTCATCTCCGGCCCGGCCGCCACGGACGCGGTGACCGGCGCGAACAAGTACACCTTCCGCTCCGGACGGCAGTCCTACCAGGACGTGGTGACCGCCAGGTCGTTCATCGAGCCGGCCGGCAAGAAGGTCGTGGTCTTCGCCCAGGACGGCGCGTTCGGCGACGCCAACGAAGCGGCCGTCAAGACCGTCATCGGTGGCGCAGGCGCGACCGTGAGCAGTGTGCGGGCCCCGGCCAGTGCCACCGAGTTCACCCCGTTCGCCAGCCAGATCAAGGCCGCCAAGCCGGACCTGCTCTTCGTGGCGTGGGCGGGTACGACCGCCCCGGCCATGTGGCAGACCCTCGACCAGCAGGGCGTGCTCTCGTCCACCACGGTCGTCACCGGCCTGGACATCCGCGCCTCCTGGCCCACCTTCGGCGCGGCCGGCGCGAAGATCTCCTTCCTGTCGCACTACTTCGACGGCGCGAGCGACACCGAGGCCAGCAAGGCGCTGAAGGCCAAGGTCAACACCATCGACCTGTTCCACCCGGACGGTTTCGCCGCCGCCCAGATGGTGGTCCGCGCCGTCCAGGAGGGTGGGGACGACGTCGACAAGATGGTCACCGCGCTGGAGGGCTGGAGCTTCGACGGGGTCAAGGGCAAGATGACCATCCGGGCGGCCGACCACGCGCTGCTCCAGCCGATGTTCCAGGCCAAGCTGACCGGCAGCGGGACCGACTTCACGGCCACCGCGCAGAAGAGCCTCACCGGCGACGAGTCGGCGCCGCCGGCCGTGGCAATGAAGGGCTGA
- a CDS encoding GntR family transcriptional regulator produces the protein MPTAEAPYRLIANEIAAKIKSGELKPGEKLPSTRELAETYAVHMNTASRALSLLHDRELIIGQPGRGTYVAEQPRR, from the coding sequence ATGCCCACAGCAGAAGCGCCCTACCGACTCATCGCCAACGAGATCGCCGCGAAGATCAAGAGCGGCGAGTTGAAGCCGGGAGAGAAGCTGCCCTCCACTCGGGAACTCGCCGAAACCTACGCCGTGCACATGAACACCGCGTCGCGGGCGCTCTCCCTGCTGCACGACCGTGAGCTGATCATCGGACAGCCCGGGCGTGGCACCTACGTCGCCGAACAACCCCGCCGGTAG
- the tcmP gene encoding three-Cys-motif partner protein TcmP, which produces MSNNDEFFRSKKAAAVLKHGILKRYPVVFASKTGQGNPIVFLDGYAGRGEYDGGEPGSPLLLSRCAEFVQGFRDVLAFFVEQDPDSYANLEQVLRDKGGVVRRELRQGTLDQHLPEVLALAKGASLFAFLDPFGPALDFDLIRTRLLGRPNWPPTELLLHFSVSTVARMGRAVHVAESRSGGLSESDRRTAARLDRFLGGGWWRSYFAEVSDAGDDQRATDVALRVADRYARDLTQGSNYQAVQMPVRPRPGLAPKYVLALFTTHGEGAWHFADTLGKAGVEWEEAWVREQIRRGDHVAGTLFGDGPVFDAEQYKAENAPRWSGAIERNIVKLLEQTSTLKIVDHVPEIYGDVLGHAWAPHVRQAVKSLHRQGRISSPGTGDFWKEVLWRP; this is translated from the coding sequence TTGTCCAACAACGACGAATTTTTCCGGTCAAAGAAGGCAGCGGCCGTACTGAAGCACGGCATCCTCAAGCGCTATCCCGTGGTCTTCGCCTCCAAGACGGGGCAGGGCAACCCCATCGTCTTCCTCGACGGCTACGCCGGCAGAGGCGAGTACGACGGCGGAGAGCCAGGATCTCCGCTGCTGTTGTCCCGGTGCGCCGAGTTCGTTCAAGGCTTCCGCGACGTGCTCGCGTTCTTCGTCGAGCAGGATCCGGACAGCTACGCAAACCTGGAGCAGGTGCTCCGCGACAAGGGCGGGGTGGTTCGACGTGAACTTCGCCAGGGCACCCTTGACCAGCACCTGCCCGAGGTGCTGGCTTTAGCCAAGGGTGCCTCGCTCTTCGCCTTTCTCGATCCCTTCGGGCCGGCTCTTGACTTCGATCTGATCCGGACGCGGCTGCTCGGGCGCCCCAACTGGCCACCAACCGAATTGCTACTGCACTTCAGCGTTTCCACCGTGGCTCGGATGGGACGGGCCGTCCACGTTGCCGAGAGTCGATCGGGTGGGCTGTCGGAGAGCGACCGGAGGACAGCCGCGCGATTGGATCGATTCCTGGGTGGCGGCTGGTGGCGCAGCTACTTCGCCGAGGTGTCGGATGCCGGCGATGACCAGCGCGCCACGGACGTCGCACTCCGGGTTGCGGACAGGTACGCCCGAGATCTCACCCAGGGGTCCAACTACCAGGCGGTGCAGATGCCGGTGCGCCCACGCCCCGGTCTCGCCCCGAAATACGTCCTCGCCCTGTTCACCACCCACGGCGAAGGTGCCTGGCATTTTGCCGACACCCTCGGTAAGGCTGGCGTCGAATGGGAGGAGGCGTGGGTCCGGGAGCAGATCCGCCGGGGCGACCACGTAGCGGGGACGCTGTTCGGCGACGGTCCCGTCTTCGATGCCGAGCAGTACAAGGCCGAGAACGCCCCTCGCTGGTCGGGTGCGATCGAGCGGAACATCGTCAAATTGCTCGAACAGACTTCTACGCTCAAGATCGTCGATCATGTGCCAGAGATCTACGGTGACGTACTTGGACACGCCTGGGCACCACACGTACGACAGGCCGTCAAGTCGCTGCATCGACAGGGCCGGATCAGCAGCCCCGGCACGGGTGACTTCTGGAAGGAAGTCCTCTGGCGGCCTTAA
- a CDS encoding DUF5131 family protein: MADKSAIEWTEATWNPTTGCDRISSGCDNCYAMTLAKRLKAMRSAKYQTDGDPRTSGPGFGVALHPDALDIPRRWRDPRTVFVNSMSDLFHARVPLTYVQQVFAVMRETPRHTFQVLTKRAARLAKVAHQIDWPANVWMGVSVEDHAQRERVAQLREVPAAVRFISAEPLLGPLVDLDLDGIDWLIAGGESGQGCRPMEPTWVRDLRDQCVSAGTAFFFKQWGGRTPKLGGRHLDGRTWDEMPAPRLLVQA, from the coding sequence ATGGCGGACAAAAGCGCCATCGAGTGGACGGAAGCAACCTGGAATCCCACCACTGGTTGTGACCGCATCTCGTCGGGCTGTGACAACTGCTATGCGATGACTCTCGCTAAGCGCTTGAAAGCCATGCGCTCGGCCAAATATCAGACCGATGGAGACCCACGCACCTCCGGCCCCGGTTTTGGCGTCGCCCTGCACCCTGATGCCCTCGATATTCCTCGTCGCTGGCGAGACCCACGGACCGTCTTCGTCAACTCCATGTCGGATCTGTTCCACGCCCGGGTTCCACTCACCTACGTGCAACAGGTTTTCGCTGTCATGCGCGAAACCCCCAGGCATACCTTCCAGGTGCTCACCAAGCGCGCCGCCAGGCTGGCGAAGGTCGCCCATCAGATCGACTGGCCGGCGAACGTCTGGATGGGCGTGAGCGTCGAGGATCACGCTCAGCGGGAACGGGTCGCCCAGCTCCGCGAGGTGCCCGCTGCGGTACGTTTCATCTCGGCTGAGCCGCTGCTGGGGCCACTGGTCGACCTGGATCTCGACGGCATCGACTGGCTGATCGCGGGGGGCGAGTCGGGGCAGGGGTGCCGCCCGATGGAGCCGACGTGGGTGCGTGACCTCCGGGATCAGTGCGTGTCTGCTGGCACCGCCTTCTTCTTCAAGCAGTGGGGCGGGCGTACGCCGAAACTTGGCGGTCGGCATCTCGACGGTCGGACCTGGGACGAAATGCCGGCCCCGCGCCTACTTGTGCAGGCATAG
- a CDS encoding TrkH family potassium uptake protein: MRRFFRNPVRLVPFAFLVPILLGTGLLMARWATVEHGRPPVVTALFTATSAVSVTGMAITDTPNYWSGWGLLVITLLTQLGGLGILTVAALVILVVSSQLGLRNRLLVQAESAEFGIGEVGRLLRRIAVTVFACEAVMTVLVAGRLWLAYDYPVGRALWSGAFHAVQAFNNGGFALYSDGLLAFGRDPWVSLTLAIGSIIGGLGFPALFEAVREWRQPARWAVATKLTIWGSAALLLVGFAGLLAAEWTNSATIGQYDVPGKILASFSQIALSRTGGFSILNIAALQEESYPLLIVLMFIGGGSASTAGGIKVSTFFLLAFTIWAELRGEPDVTIGHRRVATASQRQAVTVALLSVALVTAGTMVLLLLTEGVRFVAALFEITSAFSTTGLTIGLAAELPAGGQLVLTVLMFIGRVGTLTLGSAIALNTRRRLYRYPQEQPIVG; this comes from the coding sequence GTGCGCCGGTTTTTCCGCAATCCCGTGCGGCTGGTGCCGTTCGCGTTCCTGGTGCCGATCCTGCTCGGTACCGGGTTGCTCATGGCGCGCTGGGCGACCGTCGAGCACGGACGCCCACCCGTGGTCACCGCGCTCTTCACCGCCACCTCGGCCGTGTCGGTCACCGGCATGGCGATCACCGACACGCCGAACTACTGGTCCGGCTGGGGACTCCTGGTGATCACCCTGCTCACCCAGCTCGGCGGCCTCGGCATCCTCACCGTCGCGGCGTTGGTCATCCTGGTGGTCTCCAGTCAGCTTGGGTTGCGCAACCGGTTGCTGGTGCAGGCCGAGTCGGCGGAGTTCGGCATCGGTGAGGTGGGCCGGCTGCTCCGCCGGATCGCGGTGACCGTCTTCGCCTGCGAGGCGGTGATGACGGTGCTGGTCGCCGGTCGGCTCTGGCTGGCGTACGACTACCCCGTCGGGCGGGCCCTCTGGTCGGGCGCCTTCCACGCCGTGCAGGCGTTCAACAACGGTGGTTTCGCCCTGTACAGCGATGGGCTGCTGGCCTTCGGCCGTGACCCGTGGGTGTCGCTGACCCTGGCGATCGGCTCGATCATCGGCGGGCTCGGGTTTCCCGCGCTGTTCGAGGCGGTCCGGGAGTGGCGTCAGCCCGCGCGCTGGGCGGTGGCGACGAAGTTGACCATCTGGGGCAGCGCCGCGCTGCTGCTGGTCGGCTTCGCCGGCCTGCTCGCCGCCGAGTGGACCAACTCGGCCACGATCGGCCAGTACGACGTGCCGGGAAAGATCCTCGCGTCGTTCAGTCAGATCGCGCTGAGTCGCACCGGCGGCTTCAGCATCTTGAACATCGCCGCCCTCCAGGAGGAGAGCTACCCCCTGTTGATCGTCCTGATGTTCATCGGTGGCGGCAGTGCCAGCACGGCCGGTGGCATCAAGGTTTCCACGTTCTTCCTGTTGGCGTTCACCATCTGGGCGGAGTTGCGGGGTGAGCCCGACGTGACGATCGGGCACCGGCGGGTGGCCACCGCGAGCCAGCGGCAGGCGGTCACCGTGGCACTGCTCAGCGTCGCGTTGGTGACGGCGGGAACCATGGTGTTGCTGCTGCTCACCGAGGGCGTCCGTTTCGTGGCGGCGCTGTTCGAGATCACCTCCGCGTTCAGCACCACCGGTCTGACCATCGGCCTGGCCGCCGAGCTGCCGGCGGGCGGCCAACTGGTGCTGACCGTGCTGATGTTCATCGGCCGGGTCGGCACGCTCACCCTGGGGTCGGCGATCGCCCTGAACACCCGACGTCGGCTCTACCGCTACCCCCAGGAGCAACCCATTGTCGGCTAG
- a CDS encoding potassium channel family protein, whose translation MSARRADSGGIVVIGLGRFGCHLAGSLARMNREVLAIDRSPATVQRWSAQLDRVVQADSTEDGALRQLGIDGFGRAVVAIGASVEASVLTVLALVELGVPQIWARATSQKHAKILASVGAHHVIFPEAETGERVAHLIVSRLLDFIEFDDDFAIATVRVPDSLVGRTLLDLRPEKRFGVRVVGAKLPGERFQYASDDTTLPQGGVLIVEGGIDQVQRFAGMQ comes from the coding sequence GTGTCGGCTAGACGTGCGGACAGCGGCGGCATCGTGGTGATCGGTCTGGGTCGATTCGGTTGCCACCTGGCCGGGTCGCTGGCCCGGATGAACCGCGAGGTGTTGGCGATCGACCGGAGCCCGGCGACGGTGCAGCGCTGGTCGGCGCAGCTGGACCGGGTGGTTCAGGCCGACTCGACCGAGGACGGGGCGCTGCGGCAGCTGGGCATCGACGGTTTCGGTCGGGCGGTGGTGGCCATCGGGGCCTCGGTGGAGGCCAGTGTGCTCACCGTGTTGGCGCTGGTCGAGCTGGGTGTGCCGCAGATCTGGGCGCGGGCCACCTCGCAGAAACACGCCAAGATCCTGGCGTCGGTGGGAGCGCACCACGTGATCTTTCCGGAGGCGGAGACCGGAGAGCGGGTCGCGCACCTGATCGTGAGCCGGTTGCTCGATTTCATCGAGTTCGACGATGACTTCGCCATCGCCACCGTCCGGGTGCCGGATTCCCTGGTCGGTCGGACCCTGCTCGACCTGAGACCGGAGAAGCGTTTCGGGGTACGCGTGGTCGGGGCCAAGCTGCCGGGCGAACGCTTCCAGTACGCGTCCGACGACACAACACTTCCGCAGGGTGGGGTGCTCATCGTCGAGGGTGGAATCGACCAGGTGCAGCGATTCGCCGGGATGCAGTGA
- a CDS encoding serine/threonine-protein kinase gives MGGGDRNGAQLLDERYRLIEQLGAGGMSVVWRGYDEVLGRQVAVKVLASRLASDRAFRHRIRIEAQAAARLCHPNITNVYDYGESEQVGLTVPYVVMELVDGASLASRLGRESRLPWREAVTIGAEVSSALATAHARGVVHRDVTPGNVMLTSTGVKVVDFGISALVGESEKGPDGALLGTPAYLAPERLDNGQVSPATDVYAVGLLLYRMLIGRLPWQASTTTQMLRAHMYNDPEPMPPVPGLPAGVADLVGRCLAKRPADRPTTAELTRTLADAAGMLAAVPVSPAAGPLDAAMLGSARTTILPWSAATDALPLSRTRNRRTRQRVTRRRRVEAGVAAVGLIAVTGAMWGFTSRSPASGGDRPTTQARMGLPAAAPCEVAYALRADSGTEFAAELTLTNTGGRELRDWTMSFTFPGQQKVTKAEPVPVHQQGSTVLIRPAAQRTTLAPGAAAKVSLTGTYSGANPLPVEFRLGEATCGARVSGVAGSAPSTAPPSKAATAKAPPKAATVRSGAGAGGGAPKAKQPKSPKAPAKPKGAKPGGGGSGKAGS, from the coding sequence ATGGGTGGTGGGGACCGAAACGGCGCGCAGCTGCTCGATGAGCGGTACCGGCTGATCGAGCAGCTCGGCGCGGGCGGGATGTCGGTGGTCTGGCGTGGTTACGACGAGGTGCTCGGCCGCCAGGTCGCGGTGAAGGTGCTGGCCTCCCGGCTGGCCAGCGACCGGGCGTTCCGCCACCGAATCCGCATCGAGGCGCAGGCCGCCGCGCGGCTCTGCCACCCCAACATCACCAACGTGTACGACTACGGCGAGTCCGAGCAGGTCGGTCTGACTGTCCCGTACGTGGTGATGGAGCTGGTCGACGGTGCATCGCTGGCCAGCCGGTTGGGCCGGGAGAGCCGGCTGCCGTGGCGGGAGGCGGTGACCATCGGCGCCGAGGTCAGCTCGGCGCTGGCCACCGCGCACGCCCGCGGTGTGGTGCACCGCGACGTCACCCCGGGCAACGTCATGCTCACCTCGACCGGGGTGAAGGTTGTCGACTTCGGCATCTCCGCGCTCGTCGGGGAGAGCGAGAAGGGGCCGGACGGGGCGCTGTTGGGCACTCCCGCGTACCTCGCCCCGGAGCGGCTGGACAACGGTCAGGTCTCCCCGGCCACCGACGTGTACGCCGTGGGGCTGCTGCTCTACCGGATGCTCATCGGACGACTACCGTGGCAGGCCAGCACGACCACCCAGATGCTGCGCGCCCACATGTACAACGACCCGGAGCCGATGCCCCCCGTCCCGGGGTTGCCCGCCGGGGTGGCCGACCTGGTCGGACGCTGCCTGGCCAAGCGGCCTGCGGACCGACCGACCACGGCCGAGCTGACCCGGACGTTGGCGGACGCGGCCGGAATGCTGGCGGCGGTGCCGGTCTCCCCGGCCGCCGGGCCCCTGGACGCGGCCATGCTCGGCAGTGCGCGTACCACGATCCTGCCCTGGTCGGCGGCGACCGACGCGTTGCCGTTGTCGCGGACCCGCAACCGTCGGACGCGGCAGCGGGTGACCCGACGCCGGCGGGTCGAGGCGGGAGTGGCCGCCGTCGGGTTGATCGCGGTCACCGGGGCGATGTGGGGGTTCACCTCGCGCAGCCCGGCCAGCGGCGGGGACCGGCCGACGACCCAGGCCCGGATGGGTCTGCCCGCGGCGGCGCCCTGCGAGGTGGCGTACGCGCTGCGCGCCGACTCCGGCACCGAGTTCGCCGCCGAGCTGACCCTGACCAACACCGGTGGCCGTGAGCTGCGGGACTGGACGATGAGCTTCACCTTTCCCGGGCAGCAGAAGGTGACGAAGGCGGAGCCTGTGCCCGTGCACCAGCAGGGGAGCACGGTGCTGATCCGGCCGGCGGCCCAGCGCACCACGCTGGCTCCCGGTGCGGCCGCGAAGGTTTCCCTCACCGGCACGTACAGCGGGGCGAACCCTCTGCCGGTCGAGTTTCGGCTGGGCGAGGCGACCTGCGGCGCCCGGGTGTCCGGGGTCGCCGGCAGTGCGCCGTCCACGGCCCCGCCGAGCAAGGCCGCCACCGCGAAGGCCCCGCCCAAGGCCGCGACGGTGCGCAGCGGTGCCGGGGCGGGTGGCGGTGCGCCGAAGGCCAAGCAGCCGAAGTCGCCGAAGGCGCCCGCGAAGCCGAAGGGGGCGAAGCCGGGTGGTGGTGGCTCGGGAAAAGCGGGAAGTTGA
- a CDS encoding fused MFS/spermidine synthase has product MSSPPSDVAAPPASPAPPVPTTGRALPNGLAAFLVFFSSGAVLVLETVALRLVGPYVGVTLQVTSSVIGIALAAIAYGAWSGGWLADRRNPRGLLAPALVLAGIATAVTLPIVRYAGEVLRGGAASGILLLVALAVFVPAALLAAVTPLVVKLQLADLRRTGQVVGRLSGIGTLGGITATLLTGFVLVAALRSTVILLALAFALGLVGIGLGWYLRRQEPTELPGPARVRAGLAVLGLVGAGLSTVAPNPCDIETAYHCARVTSDPARPSGRTLLLNSAQHSYVDLADPKHLEYAYTKWIGAVADVATPAGQRLDALHLGGGGFTVPRYLTATRPGTDNLVFEIDGGLVELGEQELGVRPGPELRAVVGDARMLVAGEPTDSRDLVVGDAFGHLVVPWHLATREMAADIRRVTRPGGVYVQNVIDYPPLRFIRAELATVAAEFGHVALIAPPEALAEEQGANFLIVGSDAPLPLEAVRARLAEVDPTVSLLSGAALTDFVGAAMVLTDDYAPVDQLLATA; this is encoded by the coding sequence ATGAGCTCCCCACCGTCCGACGTAGCGGCCCCGCCGGCTTCCCCGGCCCCGCCCGTGCCGACCACCGGCCGGGCGCTACCCAACGGCCTGGCCGCCTTCCTGGTCTTCTTCTCCAGCGGCGCCGTGCTGGTGCTGGAGACCGTCGCGCTGCGCCTGGTCGGCCCGTACGTGGGGGTGACCCTCCAGGTGACCAGCTCGGTGATCGGCATCGCGCTGGCCGCGATCGCGTACGGGGCGTGGTCCGGCGGCTGGTTGGCCGACCGGCGCAACCCGCGCGGGCTGCTGGCACCGGCGCTGGTGCTGGCCGGCATCGCCACCGCGGTCACCCTGCCGATCGTCCGGTACGCCGGTGAGGTGTTGCGGGGTGGTGCGGCGAGCGGCATCCTGCTGCTGGTCGCGCTGGCGGTGTTCGTGCCCGCCGCGCTGCTGGCCGCGGTCACCCCGTTGGTCGTGAAACTCCAGCTCGCCGACCTGCGTCGGACCGGCCAGGTGGTCGGTCGACTCTCCGGGATCGGCACCCTGGGTGGCATCACCGCCACCCTGCTCACCGGGTTCGTGCTGGTCGCCGCCCTGCGCAGCACCGTCATCCTGCTGGCACTGGCGTTCGCGCTCGGGCTGGTCGGCATCGGCCTCGGCTGGTATCTGCGCCGGCAGGAGCCCACCGAACTGCCCGGTCCGGCCCGGGTTCGGGCGGGGCTGGCCGTGCTCGGCCTGGTCGGGGCGGGGCTGAGCACCGTGGCACCCAACCCGTGCGACATCGAGACGGCGTACCACTGCGCCCGGGTCACCTCGGACCCGGCCCGGCCCAGCGGGCGGACGCTGCTGCTCAACTCCGCCCAGCACTCGTACGTGGACCTCGCCGACCCGAAGCACCTGGAGTACGCGTACACGAAGTGGATCGGCGCGGTCGCGGACGTCGCCACACCGGCCGGTCAGCGCCTGGACGCGTTGCACCTGGGCGGGGGCGGGTTCACCGTGCCGCGCTACCTGACCGCCACCCGACCGGGCACCGACAACCTGGTGTTCGAGATCGACGGCGGGCTGGTCGAGCTGGGCGAGCAGGAGTTGGGCGTACGGCCGGGGCCGGAGCTGCGCGCGGTGGTCGGTGACGCCCGGATGCTGGTGGCCGGCGAGCCCACCGACAGCCGGGACCTGGTGGTCGGTGACGCGTTCGGGCACCTGGTGGTGCCCTGGCACCTGGCCACCCGGGAGATGGCCGCCGACATCCGGCGGGTGACCCGGCCCGGCGGCGTGTACGTGCAGAACGTCATCGACTATCCGCCGCTGCGGTTCATCCGCGCCGAGTTGGCCACGGTGGCCGCCGAGTTCGGGCACGTCGCGTTGATCGCGCCACCGGAGGCGCTCGCCGAGGAGCAGGGCGCCAACTTCCTCATCGTCGGCTCCGACGCGCCGCTGCCGTTGGAGGCCGTCCGGGCCCGGCTGGCCGAGGTGGACCCGACGGTCAGCCTGCTCTCCGGCGCGGCGCTGACGGACTTCGTCGGTGCGGCGATGGTGTTGACCGACGACTACGCCCCGGTGGACCAGCTGCTGGCCACCGCCTGA